The genomic stretch ATCAGCATTCAAGCAATAAGCATTACTTAGTTGTTCACTAAGATCTTTACAACAACCTTGCTTTAGCAAACTAACATTGTATGGCATAGGAAGACCACTTCCATCGCCGTAAAACACAGTCACGGTTATTTGCCTAGTTGCAGTTGAAGGTAGCGGCAACAACAAATACATGAAGGGATCGAAAGTGATTGAAATCTTTCCACATGCTGGGCAAACCAGTGTCAACTTATATTGACTCTGACCATTAACATATAAACATTGTAAGAGAAGAAAATACTTTTGTACCAGTACAGGAAAAAATAAATGCTTATGGTTCAAGGAAAGAAGAAATATAGCTTTCAAGAAAGAAGACTTTAATTCCCACTCACCTGGCAAACATCCACTATCAATGAGTCATTCCGGGCCCTGTGATTTTTCCAACACTCAACGACAACTTCCTCATTTGGGCGACCATCTGAATCCTTTGCTTCTATGTAAGGTTTTCGTTTAACACGATTTAAATCCTCATGCAGTCCATCCAACAAGAATGCAAGAAGTTCCTGCAAAGAGAAAATTTTATGACATGAAGCAATATAGTGATcataaaaaagagtaaactataaaaatatatttatatatataggagTCAGTTCAATCGGTATGCTTCTTTAGCCTATTGAATGGAACAAATAATTTGTATGAAAAGTAGTATTTAAATTTTTTGGGGATTGATGATATATGGATAAAGGTGATATATGGTGGACTATAGATTAAAATCAAGAAGTCAAAATTGATTTCTCGATTGATAGTGAAAAAAATCCTATTGCGACGACCccatattatatatacatgtatgtgtGCTACATGTAAACTACCCTGAATGGTTTATCTCATTTGCAATATGGACAAACTAATCATACAAAACATATCTAACAGACCCTCACGTCATAAAGTACAGATAAGCACAATACAAATTTGTTTGCTGAAGCCACACAAAGaggttttaattttaaaatcatcAGCTCAATGAAGTGACTAAATATTAGTAAGAAAAGCATTTGCCCAATTTAAAAAGGCTGAGAAAAAATAAAAGCAAAACTTAGACTTAGTCCTAGTATCATCTGCAAGCACAAGTCCAAAACCAGAGTACTATAAACATAAATAACTGATTGATTTCTCCAACTTCATGCGCTAAAATTTCTCCCAAAAATAAACATCAGGACATAAAAATACATTAAACATTGAAGTATTCAGTATTGAAAGCTTTGCGATTATTATTCAATATACAATACTAACTTGAGAATCATGCTGGTTATAGCAACTGAACTGGGGAGCAAATTGAGCTAATTTTCCCTTGAAAAGACGTGGTGCAATTGTAGTTCGCCCTGAGGACCATAATTTCCTCAACAGCTCACCAAAAGCGATTGCAAGCTCACCCTGCACAGCTAAAATATACTTTAGAAATTGTATAAGCACCAGACCTACTTAAAATTCAAGTTATccccataaaaaaaaatagaaagaagatAAAAAAAGAACTAAAACCTACATGCATTCCCAAAGGATTTTCAGTATTGATCTCATCTTTGTAatcttgcaagaaatactcaaCAAGAGGAGGCATGTGAACTAAACATTGCAGGGCACTGTTCATAAAGCAAGTATTTCCCAGATTCTGCAATCCTGCCAAACCTCCCCTTTCTCCTTTTGTTGACTTGTAAACATCATATCCATCATCTCAGAGAAGAAAATAAGAATCAAGACCCAAACCAACACTAAACTATTATCCCTTTTTTTCCTCGAGAAATGTGAGCTTAAACCCTAAATAAAACATACCCATAAAAATAGAAGCAAAAATAAGTATAAAACATTAAGTATAAACATATAAACCAACTGCTAAAGAACCAAAATATGCCACTTAAAACAGGTTGTGAAATGTGTTTGTATGCTCAATGGTCAAAATGCATGTTTAGAAGAATTGATTGCAGAACTTGAAACTCTGTCAATATGTACCAAAATACCCATATAAGTGAATCCATAACAAGTTTTAGTTGATGAAAAGTGCACCAAAAGCACCCCAATAAGGGATCAAAATCATTGGGTCAGATCAAATAATTAGTTCCATGTGGTTGTTATTTCAATATTGCTGCAAGCCCAAATATGAATGAAAGCTAAATGGTAATTGGCACCAATCCTTCCATAACTTCtacaatttattttaaaatcacaATAAAGAAAATGGAAAGGGGATATTTTTAATATAGAATAATGTACACTAaacaaatagaagaagaaaaaacatatttaaaatgtcataaacagagaaaataaaatatgatCACCATTAGATAACATTATAAAATATTCACCCAATTATTTAAAACAAGTTTTTctattataaattaatatttttaatgaaaaataaacttAATCTAAGTAGCTAATGCTAAATGTCCAAAACAAGAGAGAAATACACAAGCAAAAACATAAATCAATGTTTAAAACAATGAGAAACTATATATACCATGGACATGAGTGCAAGGAGTGTTCtcagaaaaatatatataaatatatattcaattaGTACTGTATTATATATGTTCCAATAAATTAACAAGCAAGAATAGAAATaagcattaaatatgcatgcacAAAAATAAGGCAGAAGCAAATGAGGGAACACTTGAGAATAGGCATTTCAACACAACCCATGAAATCATAAACTTAATTTAGGATCAATAGTAATAGAATTGAAATTTAAACCAGATGCATAAAAAATAAATCACATGAAAACAGAGGAACGTATCCACAATATGGCACTAAAATTTCAATCCAAAGTCAAAAAACACATAGCAATTCATATCAATGGCAAATTCTATCCATCAAAATCTATGGCTGACCAACTTTGAGGATATGCAAGAGAGtactatagtatatatatatatatatagtatatgtatgtatatatagatTATTCTGTCTTTGGCCATCAAACAATTTTAGTTCTTTCCCATTTCAAATCCAAAAAAAATAAGCCAAGACAAATAAAAAATACACTTAAAAAAATTATGCCTTCTTATCATTTTTATATCTCAGTGCTCAGAAATGCAAGTCCAAaaacaaaaatgtttaaaaattttGAGATAAGAAAAATGCCAAAAGCTCACGAGTAACGAGAAGAAGCCAATATGAGAGTTGCTTAAGGAAAACAACTCATTTCCCCTTAAAGCGAAAAATGAAAGTGGAAAACTTATAGAAACAGGGATATTGCACTTAGAAAATTAGTAAATATGTTAATAAAAAGAGTCAGTTGCATGTTTAACACATTCATATCCTCCATAAGATATCTCACCCCATCCTTTCCAACCACAGTCCTGAAAATTTTGACAACAGCACATTAGTATATGTACCAGAGCTCCAAATAAAACTTTCAAGCACAAGCATTGTACACGGAAAGAATAAACCTCCATTTGCTGCTTATGCATTACATAATGAATCAGCCAGAAACATTAAAAGCATCACCTTGGGAATCAATTGTAGGAGTTTTTCAGGGATCGAACCAGCAGAGGATTTTTGCTCCAACACAAAGAACCTTGCAATTATGCTCATGATTGTGAATGATAAAATAAtacatttttttgtaaaattagcTAGAAGTTTATCAACGAATCaccaaatttatttttacaatcaAGAAATGTAATCTATTAAGGTTTACCATAGCAATATCGATGCTAGTTTGTTCAGATGGTGTATAATGTCCCCTATTAATATAAATTAGAAAACCATTACTGAGAACAAAATAATTTAAGCTAAAATGCAAGATAATATCAGTTAATGATGCAAAGAATCACacatggtaaaaggttcaatacTATGCATTACCATTTGAAAATGAAAATAGCATTTGGCTGGTTGCCTTTGACTTATAGACAATATCTGAACAAACTAAAGTTGTTATAATATATAACGAAAATAATTTCATATGCACACACACATGTGTGCTCTAATATCCCAGCATAAATCGCCAAAACTTGCTTGGTGGGTTCAAGTTCAAGTTAATCCCCAAAACTTGCTTGCTTGTCTGATTGCTTTTCTAGACTAGAATGAAAATTATGTTTCACTATGGCAAGAGAAATAGTTTTCTAAAGCTAGAGCTCCCACCATAAGAGTGAAATGAAAAGGAACCTATAAATGAAAATCCctaaaagtatgaaaaataagatataaatattGAGAACAGATTCATAACAAATGCACCTTAACAGTATTAACAAACACTTTTCATTTTCATAAAAGAAAAGCAATGCAAAACTAATACCCTCCAAGCTAGCAAGACTTCTCTTTCTGTATCAAAGGACATCACGTCGACACCAACTATAGGAGAACATGACTTAAGGGTCATGACATTACGGATTAATGGCTCAGTATTTCCCTGTAAAGTTAACAGATTTGCAATCTacaaataaaagagcaatatcagttatcatttttcttataaataaaatgaccaataaaaaaatttaaaataaataattaaaattcattaaattttataTAAACTATAACAGATGAATATGTCCGACCTGGATAACAGTCTCACATACCATCAATCCAAGTCCTTCCCCATTTCATTGTAAATAATAAAGTTGTCCTGTACTTTTCTACTTGTCTAATCCTGCAACTCAATGACTAAAGATATTTCACTGTATTGACTTATACGGTGCTCTCAGTTCCTCCTAATTTAAAAAACAAATGAGGGTTCATATATCCATGCCAATAAGAGGACAAATTGTAAGTTAAGAAAAACTGTAAGTCTCAAGTTTCCTAGTCCaagaaagaaggaaataaaaaagCCTCCAATCTTACAGGAACTGTGAAAAATCTTTAATAAACTAATGAATGGGAATAGTTATATaaaccaatttaaaaaaaaaagtaaaatctaTAAAGAGGAGAAATTTGGTGTAGGCATAGAGACGGATAATAATTTTTCTGTATGTGTTCTCTTGTACAGATATAAAGAAGAGCTCAAGAATTatcattaaaagacaaatgaatttcttATAAATGTTGTCAGCCTTGAGAAATCTACATTGGAAACAACGAATGTTTTATAAAATCTTTACACAGAAAAAACTTGCTTAGCAAAACAATACTGCCATGGAAGTGATAAAATCTGACATATACACACAAACtaatgaataaaaattagaaagaaaCTTCGGGAAAATGACCAAGTTAAACTGGAGAAATTACACCTTGGAAATACCAGAGGGCGATTGAAGAGATTATGCATGTTAGTATAGCAATCGAAAGAAAATGAATATGCTTTAAATCCTCACCAGCATCCTCTTCATGTGGAGCTCTGTTGCTATCCTCAAATAAAGATCCCTTCCTAGCGAATTATGGTAGGTAACAAATGGTCTTGCTTCTGCTCCACCAGTTACTCCCTAGTTGATTAAGTCAATTAAAAACCAACCTTCAAATAGAAACAATACTAATGTATGTAAATTAAGGCACCAAAAATTGTCATATACAGAAAAAGTAAAAACTATTCCTGGAAATGAATACAGTTaatcaaattttataaaatatgaaccAAAAGAATTCCCAGCTAAGCATTTCAACTGTTCAACCTCCAGTCATCTTTACAATAAACTAGACAttatcttttttaaaaaattatagaaTAGGGTACTCTATAAGTTGTATCTTGGCCAAGAACAAAAGCTAATCAATTGAACAAGCATCACCAGAAGTAACAGTAATCTTACATAAGAACTCTGCCAAACTATAAAGTCAAATTCCATTATAGAAATGCTAAATATCGATATGAACCATATGACCATAAAATGGTTAGAAAATCCACAAACCTGTAGAATTGGAGTTTCAACTTCGAGAAATCCAAAAGATTCCACTTTCTTGCATAACTCTGATACAATCtaatccaccaaaaagaaaaaatagcaaAACATCTTTAATGTATAAACAGCAAGATGCCTCAACCACTCTATCTAGGGAATAATAttgaatttatatatgtatacttCAAAATGCCCAAACTAGAAACAACTTAGTATACCATCCTTCTTTTGCTCAAGTTTTCAACAACTCCATAATTGCTAAATACATTCAACCACCGTAAGCACTCTAATATTTAGAGCAAATTTGTTCAAAAGAAAGATAAAATATCCATAACTTGCATAAATAAATTATCTCCTTAAGTGTTAATGTTGTTAAGGAACTTAATATAGAAATTA from Humulus lupulus chromosome 5, drHumLupu1.1, whole genome shotgun sequence encodes the following:
- the LOC133780408 gene encoding putative ubiquitin carboxyl-terminal hydrolase 11 yields the protein MNSALQCLVHMPPLVEYFLQDYKDEINTENPLGMHGELAIAFGELLRKLWSSGRTTIAPRLFKGKLAQFAPQFSCYNQHDSQELLAFLLDGLHEDLNRVKRKPYIEAKDSDGRPNEEVVVECWKNHRARNDSLIVDVCQVSGN